A window of the Candidatus Cloacimonadota bacterium genome harbors these coding sequences:
- a CDS encoding DUF3467 domain-containing protein, with the protein MDPRQQQQKINVKLDEKVGEGTYANFFMVTYSPSEFIIDCGRIVPGLPDARIYSRIMTTPQHVKQLLTVLQKNVEQFEKQHGEIKIAGHNLADNKGIGFKNVP; encoded by the coding sequence ATGGATCCAAGACAACAACAACAGAAGATCAATGTGAAACTTGATGAAAAAGTGGGAGAAGGCACTTATGCCAATTTCTTCATGGTAACTTACTCACCATCGGAGTTTATTATTGATTGTGGAAGAATAGTACCCGGGTTACCTGATGCCCGTATCTACAGCAGAATCATGACCACACCTCAACATGTAAAACAATTGTTGACTGTGCTACAAAAGAATGTTGAACAATTCGAGAAACAACATGGCGAGATCAAAATAGCCGGACACAATTTAGCAGACAATAAAGGAATTGGCTTTAAGAACGTTCCCTAA
- the coaD gene encoding pantetheine-phosphate adenylyltransferase, with the protein MNNIAIYPGTFDPITNGHIDILVKATKLFDKVILAVAEDSGKDNLFSASERVKLCKNAVKNIDRVEVAKFSGLVVDYARSIKAIAMIRGLRAVSDFEYELQLALMNRQLNPKIDTIFLIPNYKYFYLSSSLIKQIIKLGGELKDFVPENVKQAVKKKYKLK; encoded by the coding sequence ATGAATAATATAGCTATCTACCCCGGAACTTTTGATCCGATAACAAACGGGCATATAGATATTTTAGTCAAAGCTACTAAATTATTTGATAAGGTAATTTTAGCTGTAGCAGAAGATTCGGGAAAAGATAATCTTTTCTCAGCCAGCGAAAGGGTCAAATTATGCAAGAATGCCGTTAAGAACATCGATCGGGTTGAAGTAGCAAAATTCAGCGGTTTGGTTGTTGATTATGCAAGAAGTATCAAAGCAATAGCTATGATTAGGGGTTTACGTGCTGTTTCTGACTTTGAATATGAATTACAGTTAGCTCTCATGAACAGGCAGCTTAATCCGAAAATTGACACGATCTTTCTAATCCCCAACTATAAATATTTTTATCTAAGCTCCAGTCTGATCAAACAGATCATTAAATTAGGCGGGGAGTTGAAAGACTTTGTGCCTGAGAATGTCAAACAAGCAGTAAAAAAGAAATATAAGCTGAAGTAG
- a CDS encoding aminopeptidase P family protein, translating into MNKELIEKRREKLNSIIDNNNLVLLYAASDDGLSYVQNKNFYYFTGLEIPEVILAITKRDGKLSFFLFIERNIPERVVWDGEKMSKETARKISSIEKVFYLDELERVLAGELFDIEKIFIEIEPVLTDRPLTRPLHFAEEIRLRYPQIDIVSFRSVAANLRIIKDEWEVKQLKKAIDVTGRGLKRVFQEARAGMYEYQLEAMLQYELLANGLRNWGFKPIVAGGKNATTLHYIENNKKIAKNDLVLIDVGALYNNYCADITRTFPIAAKFSKRQKEIYTEVLKAQESIISMIEPGLSLKDLNSKTIELLTESLIKLKVIKKPEDYKKYYMHGVSHFLGMAAHDVSLYYSKSILEPGNIITVEPGLYIPEENIGIRIEDDVLVTESGHEVLSKNIPKQIEELEAIRKRALEKK; encoded by the coding sequence ATGAATAAAGAGCTCATAGAAAAGAGAAGAGAGAAGCTAAATAGTATTATAGACAACAACAATCTGGTTTTGTTGTATGCTGCATCTGATGACGGTTTATCTTATGTTCAGAATAAGAACTTTTATTACTTCACAGGATTAGAGATTCCCGAAGTAATTTTAGCCATTACTAAGAGAGATGGCAAGCTTTCTTTTTTTCTCTTTATAGAGAGGAATATTCCCGAAAGAGTTGTCTGGGATGGTGAAAAGATGAGCAAAGAGACAGCTCGGAAAATCAGTAGTATCGAAAAAGTGTTCTATCTTGATGAATTAGAAAGAGTATTAGCAGGCGAGTTATTCGATATTGAGAAGATCTTTATTGAAATTGAACCTGTTTTGACAGACAGACCACTTACCCGTCCTTTACATTTCGCAGAAGAGATAAGATTAAGATATCCGCAGATAGATATTGTGTCGTTTCGCTCTGTAGCGGCTAACTTAAGAATTATCAAAGATGAATGGGAAGTTAAGCAGCTCAAGAAAGCTATCGACGTTACCGGTCGTGGTTTGAAAAGGGTTTTTCAGGAAGCGAGAGCCGGAATGTATGAATATCAGTTAGAAGCTATGCTGCAATACGAGTTATTAGCCAACGGATTGCGCAATTGGGGTTTTAAACCGATAGTAGCCGGCGGGAAAAATGCCACTACTCTCCATTATATCGAGAACAATAAAAAAATAGCTAAAAATGATCTGGTTTTGATAGATGTTGGTGCTCTCTATAACAATTACTGTGCCGACATTACCAGAACATTTCCTATAGCAGCCAAGTTTTCTAAACGCCAAAAGGAAATTTATACTGAAGTTTTAAAAGCACAGGAATCCATAATCAGTATGATCGAACCGGGTTTATCTCTCAAAGATCTCAACAGCAAAACAATAGAGCTCTTAACAGAATCTTTGATCAAACTGAAGGTTATCAAAAAGCCGGAAGATTATAAAAAATACTATATGCATGGAGTATCTCATTTTCTCGGTATGGCTGCCCACGACGTTTCCCTTTATTACAGTAAATCTATTTTGGAACCGGGTAATATCATCACGGTAGAACCGGGCTTATATATACCTGAGGAAAATATTGGGATCAGGATCGAAGATGATGTGCTTGTTACTGAATCCGGTCATGAGGTATTGTCGAAGAACATTCCTAAACAGATTGAGGAGTTAGAAGCTATCAGAAAGAGAGCATTGGAGAAGAAATGA